The nucleotide sequence cagccccctttttagagggagaagctccccatttatagggagagtggcagggttacctgtgatgtgactagacgaattaatgggttaccgtcacgattggacgtgggcgtgtgaagtaatgagttgccgtggatggcccgtttccatcatgggaggagatggcgtgtaGCCAGAgtttgcttgtggcgcgcagtgcagtacattcttgggaatggtgaggtgttgacagtcgtagcagggtatggtccctgattaatatgtcgtggcgtggccggcaagtaaagcatggtgcggtgaggctgttGCACGggatggccgcagcatatagacgacgaggtcggccttctgaggtcagctcagccttttggtctcggcctgctgtgctcggccttctatgattagccttctgtgcttggcagccttctggatgagctcggcagccttctgtgctcggcggcctggatgagctcggcctggatgagctcggcagcttctgtgctcggccttctgggccttagccttctgagctcggcagcctggatgagctcggcagccttctgtgctcggcggcctagatgagctcggcctggatgagctcggcagcttctgagctcggcctgcatgatgagctcggcacggctctctgagctcggcctgcatgatgagctcggcctgcatggtgAGCTCAGGCTTGTTGTCAGATTTAGGTGCTTTAATTATACGTGTGGGGTGGTctatttttccccccaacactaccccccgacttccgagtttgagctgctttttggctcggacgaaggaagtagtccagtcgttgATCATCCTGTGatatagccaaatatatatggagatgtgcgtgccaagtagggtatacctctcatgcagttggagtCAAGTGCTTCAGGTCGACTCAGCTCTCGAGAACGTCGAGACGACGCGGCAGATCTTCCGCGTCGCACTTCTCCCAGCATTGGAGATCTGTGTGGGCGTTGCTTTGTTGTTATCCACGAACATTTTGAGGGTGCTTTGTTGTCAATCACGAACGtttcggggggccgcgaaggtactaccccgtcatcccgaggtcgagggagctcgggctcactgtcgactcgtcggggcatctcgaccttagtcgaggaggcgctacgggaggccgcaaaggtactatcccgttgttggtgttgagcgccacggagggccgcgaaggtactaccccgtcttcccgaagtgtcgaggggtctgggcacgcactgtcgacactcggggcatctcgattttagtcgaggaggcgctacggggggccgcgaagctactaccccgttgttggtgttgagcgccacggagggccgcgaaggtactaccccgtcttcccgaagtgtcgaggggtctgggcacgcactgtcgacactcggggcatctcgaccttagtcgaggaggcgctacggggggccgcgaaggtactaccccgttgttggtgttgagcgccacggagggccgcgaaggtactaccccgtcttcccgaagtgtcgaggggtctgggcacgcactgtcgacactcggggcatcccgaacttagtcggggcatcccgaacttagtcGGGGCATCATTGGAGATGCATGCAGGAGATGGATTTcgttggcgatcgtgcgcccttattcggagcggggcgacgttggagatagggatacccgtaggtcgttttttggattctccgatctgaaaatagatgaaatattgaaattatttgaagccaaagtggcatcctgtaccttttggagatattttgatggctctcgagcttcgaagtccctcaggacttggctcagcaccggccttctttggctcgattttctgggaGGGGTGTTCTGCActcgggcttctgagctcgggcttatgagctcagcagccttctggtttcggccttctgagctcggcctgcatgagctcggcctggatgagactgctgcaggtcgtggctgcagcatgtggatgacgagctcggccttctgagctcggctcggcctgcatgagctcggcctggatgagctcggcagccgtcTGTGCACGGCCGGGGCTTCGgtgatggcgacgctctgaaGGAGAGCAACGTCACGAGCGCCGTCGTAAGGACTTACACCcatgaggagggagtacataactctccttctccagacctcagcttttatttctctttccctccaactcgttgatgtgagacttgggctactacttctcactagttgcccccacgtacgtcgttgtagcgggagccatgcctgattcgagatggctcgggagaaagtttcttcctctgcttaacatgaacccgtggaggcggcacaggaggagcctccacttgttgcaggctttgggctgcaatggctagcgcttggacttgctgcactagcGCGTCGAAGTGCTCGGGTTGGACTTGTGGAGCTTGATCTGCCGGAGGTCTTGGTGGTGGATTCTGGACTGAGCGCCCGGAGCTTGGAGCATGATGCCGGGAGGTATCAGagactcctctgctccttagtttcatggccacaactcgggcccttcctctagcgccaactgttgctggaaattggacccgggggcggccgcgaaccgaggaggaggagctccggtgggaGAATCGGCGGACGGCGGTTCGTcgtctggcggcgtcctccgggaggTGGCCTGTGAGCGAGAACGGCAGGCGGTGGATCGTCGGCGTGCGGCTCCTTCCGGGggaacctgcaagaagccggtggccgggctttccggcgccggccctccgatgcctaagtcagaggggggcttaattttggagaagagagagggactgtatttccaagtccgaagcctcccttgggaggaagaagcctccagccccctttttagagggagaagctccccatttatagggagagtggcagggttacctgtgatgtgactagacgaattaatgggttaccgtcacgattggacgtgggcgtgtgaaataatgagttgccgtggatggcccgtttccatcatgggaggagatggcgtgtaGCCAGAgtttgcttgtggcgcgcagtgcagtacattcttgggaatggtgaggtgttgacagtcgtagcagggtatggtccctgattaatatgtcgtggcgtggccggcaagtaaagcatggtgcggtgaggctgttGCAGGggatggccgcagcatatagacgacgaggtcggccttctgaggtcagctcagccttttggtctcggcctgctgtgctcggccttctatgattagccttctgtgcttggcagccttctggatgagctcggcagccttctgtgctcggcggcctggatgagctcggcctggatgagctcggcagcttctgtgctcggccttctgggccttagccttctgagctcggcagcctggatgagctcggcagccttctgtgctcggcggcctaaatgagctcggcctggatgagctcggcagcttctgagctcggcctgcatgatgagctcggcacggctctctgagctcggcctgcatgatgagctcggcctgcatggtgAGCTCAGGCTTGTTGTCAGATTTAGGTGCTTTAATTATACGTGTGGGGTGGTctatttttccccccaacagcATGGCTGGTGAAAAATTTCTATCCAAGGATGATAGTATATATTGATGGATTAATGCTGCTCAAAAGAATCCATCATCCAGCTGGTGTGCACCTCTCTCTTGCTAATTTTGAATTGGCAATCACAGTAGCCGAGCTGGACGCCAAACATCTTCGAAGGAGGTCCCTATCCTACGCTGATATTGCTTTGCCCAGCGAAAAAGGTCCGGCCCCACCCAAACAGTACCCGGGCCAGCCTCGTAAGGTCGTAATGCATGCAATGATTTGAATCTACCAAACCAcgtgcgctctctctctctctctctctgtgtgcgcGCGTGGCGACTTGCGCGAACAAGGGAGGGGATACGAGCCCTCGGAGGTGAGCAGATTATTCCTGAGTGGTGCATGATTTTGACTGCTGACCCGACGACACACAAAATGGGCTGCCACAATTTTATAATCTTAAGGTGGCAATAACATTTTTTTATgcctttcttcaataaaaaaatataaaatatataaataattttattttattctatcaGCTTaagtttatgaaaaaaatagtgATTTCGACATGATATGAGAGCAGAGGTCCTAAGTTCAAATTTTGTCtctagcttaagcttttaggacaagTGATGATTTCAACACCTCACCTTACCTCACGGGCTTTTCTTCTATCGTCCGCAAGCTAGCTCAGGCCTCAACTTGCCAGGCCGTTCCTCTAAGCTATAAACATGGCACTTGGAGGCCATCTTAAACCACAGAAAACCTACAATAAACCTAGAAGCAAAAAGGGACGCAAGCCTTATTTATGCTCTCATCATCCATAGGAGAGAGAAGGATCGATGTCTTCctcgttttcttcttcttcttcttctcttccggtTGCCTTAGCCATCTGCTTGGCTTTGCTATTCCAAGGATCCCGAGCTCAACTGAGCCCTTCCTTCTACAATACCACATGCTCTAATGTGTCAGCCATTGTGCTTAGCGTAGTTCGACAAGCCCAAACGTCCGATGTTCGGATCACTGCAAGCCTGACTCGACTCTTCTTCCATGATTGTTTTGTCCAAGTAAACCTTCAACTCGTCCCTCCATGCCTTCCTTCCTTGAAAGATATGCTGcagttcttttttttcattcattttgaCGCTGCTGGCTAATAGATATATATGGCTGCTCTATATCTTTTGCGCAATCTGATATATGCAAGAACGACTTCTTTGTCCATAAATATAGAATTCaaaagctatatatatatatatatatatatatatatatctatcttATATGTTCTAGCTAACAAATAAAACGAAAGGCTACATatggctttcttctcttttaggcTAAATGAACTCTGTTTGTGTTAGGGCTGCGATGGATCTGTTTTGCTGGACAGCAGCTCTACCATAGTGAGTGAGAAGGGTGCCGCTCCGAATGCCAACTCGCTTCGGGGTTTTAATGTGGTTGACAACATCAAGGCTGCAGTGGAGAGAGCTTGCCCAGGAGTAGTCTCGTGCGCTGATATCCTTGCCCTTGCTGCCGAAGCTTCAGTTAGATCTGTAAGCCATTTTTACTGATCTTTTCCATTTGATTCTTCCTTCTTGTGTTACTTATTAGTAGTTATTAATACCTCCTACTTCTTCTTCTAAATGAGAGCAATAAAAACAAAGATGATTGCAGTAgttctcttatatatatatattctggcTCTTCCAGTGCTATAGACAAACAAAATCTAGATGGTTTTTCTCCacaagaggagaaaattaagagGATAGATTGGTAATTAATGTCCACTGACAATGGAGAGCTTCTATCTTTGGAGCACTCTATTAGTTTTCTCCAATAAAATATACAaagattatttaaaaaattacaaccactTTATTTTTATCCCAAAAAATTTCCTTCatccttttttatctttctttgtaAACAAAACATGAAGACCTTCATAAAGTCCTTTTTTATCGCGTTTACTTAGTATATATCTCGGTTAATAAGGCACTGCCGACTACCAAATAAATAGCATGAGCTGACCTCATTGGattattaaaatcaaaatagaCCAAGTTGACTGAACTTACTGATCAACAGAGCCATGTAGGAATAAGATCTCTTACAACTAGAAAAGGTGAATCTTAGAAGTTTGAAAAGGTTACATCAAAGCAAGGTTTGTGAAAACATTCTCGTACTGCCTCATGACCTGACTCAGTTGTTTCGAAGCCAAATCAAATCAGCCTATGAAATAGGCCAACATAAGTGAAAGATCGAAGAATTCCAGTCTACTTACACACTGACTATTGCTAACAGTCAGGAGGTCCCTCATGGTCTGTGTTACTTGGAAGAAGGGATAGCACCACCGCCAACATGAACGCTGCCAACAACCTTCCCAGCCCCTTCGACAGCTTAACTGGACTCCAGTCCAAATTCTCTGCCGTCGGCCTCAGCAATACTGATCTCGTCGCCTTATCAggttagaagaagaagaagaagaacacacACAATATCCTAACTAGTGTGTCCATAATTCTGACGAAAACTTCTTGTGAATGCTTAATATTTATCACAGGAGCCCACACCTTTGGTCGAGCACAGTGCAGAACCTTTAGCAGCCGGCTCTATAACTTCAGCAGCACAGGCAAACCGGACCCAACCTTGAACCCCTCTTACCGGGCCACACTGCAGCAGAACTGCCCTCAGGGAGGGGCAGGTAGCAGTAATCTCAACAATCTCGACCCGACCACGCCGAACACCTTCGACAGGAACTACTTCACCAACCTTCAGGGCAACCGCGGGCTTCTACAGTCGGACCAAGAGCTCCTCTCAACAAGTGGAGCTCCCACCGCTTCGATCGTCAACAGCTTTGCGAGCAGCCAGACCGTCTTCTTCCAGAACTTCGTTCGGTCGATGATAAATATGGGGAACATTAGTCCCCTCACAGGGAGCAGGGGGCAGATAAGGAGCAACTGCAGGAAGGTCAATGGGAGCTGAGGATTTTTGaagttggaggaggagggttgGTTGTAAGCAGGGATAGTATACGAATAAAGCCCACAAGAAGTTGTGTGGCAAGCAGTTGTTCTGCAAGGCTTTGGTTATGCGAGCCAAGTGCTCAACTTGTATCAGCTAAGAGTAAAAACAAGGCAAAATGCCTGTTTGCTCGTCCTTAATGAAATAAATAGGAGAAAATTTGGCCAAGCACTCTAAAGTTGACGCATGGTGTCAAGTAATGAGCTATCTACCTGGCATCTCATGTCAGCATGTAAACAATAATAATGTCAATATAAGTCAGAGCTTCTCTGAGACAATGAAAAAAGATTATTcccaatttaaataaaaaaaatgttcatAACTGGTTCTTTAGCTTTTCTCCATTGACGATAGATCCTCTTTTGATGGAAATCAAGAGCCCATTAGAAATAAGAAATGCAAGGAAGCAAGATCCGAGAAACCATGCCAGTATTAAAAACCGTACCAGTATGATTGCACTAACGCCACAACACTTTTTTCTTGTCATCAACTGTGGTACAACAGGTCAGTGCAGGATGATACGGAATTGTTCCACTTAATTTGGACCAGTACGGACTAATTTTAGCTCATACTAAACCAGATCTAGGAACTCTCTAAGTTTCGTACAGGTTTGTTCAGATATATTTCGATTTGAGCTATTCAATAGATTATAAAAGGACAGAAACTTTAggataaatttaaatatttttctttcaaaaaaatactcttttttgagaaaagataaatttaaatattcaactttttttttctctttcttgctaTTAgggatttttttcctttccatcCATAGAAATCCAAGAGCAAATAAGTATTCATTTAGCCACGCTCTACAAAACCTTGGGTGGACAAATGATGGTTATGATCTTATGGTATTTAATCTATAGATGCGAAATGATTTTGCATCCTCATGGCCTCCAAAGCCCAAATTACTACAAGGTGCAATATACCTTTATGGCTTAAATCCAAATTCATACTCATGCAACTTTAAAGTCTACGGCAGAatttaaaaggaaaataatatttttagggTAAAAACTGCTCTATCAATTTAATTAGATTTAGTGTACCATATTTGTCATTACAGAAGGTCGgccatcattatttttttctcaaaatttttGCTAAAAGTTATTTTTGTTGACTTACTGCCGGAGTAAAAAACCTAAGCTGTTAGGAAGGGAGTGACAATATATATCAGGCCTTAACAATTGTAGCATTTAGTTTTCTCTCAAAAGTCTTCAATAAAAAACTTCTATTCCTCCATAGTTTTTCGACCTCAAGAAGACTGCAGGTTTCAGACTTAATTAGGACAGTTGGAGTTTCctgtaattaaaaaatatcacAATTTAAACCATTGATATATTGGCCAACAACAGTAAGATTTTTGCTTGTGCAGTAGATGGCCTGATGGTGAGTGGGGATCCACACTCGGTgccttctttgttttctttcacATAAAAAATAAGCTGGACTCCAATAATGTATAGCTAGAAGGGAGTTTTCATGACAATAGTCCAGTGGGACACAAACAAATAGCCCCAGTCCATCACTGCAGGAAATTTGGAGCATTCTGCATTCAGTCGACATCCAAGATAAGCTGCTGAGCCAGTAGATTGGTTGGCCAATGGAGCTCTTTCCatgattgattcttttttgctttCGATTAGATCTCTATTATTTGAGGCTTGGCCTCCTCTACCAAaaggaaaattttaaaaagaattTAAACAGTTCTATAGCATAAAAAAAATCGAGCACATGCCGGAGTTAATCAAACCCAACACCGACAGAGCAAAATAATAGCATAGCTCTTCTAGAAGGTGATTCAACATTAGTGATAGGCTGGATCTAGCTCGACTATAGATAGAGATACATTGCCTACAGATATATGGTTTCTTTCCGGAACATGTGTATCATTCAGTGTTCCACATATTTACAGAAAGACAAACAAGACAGCAGACTAGATGGCATCCTATGTTGCCGATCATTCGGGCAGAACCTTATAAATTAACAGACGGTAATACTAAACCTTGCCTTTTATTCAGTATTGTTTGTTTTCTGATATGATTGGCTGCACTCAAACTAGATGGATCTCGACCATCTGTTTTACCACTCACcaactccccccccccctccaaaaaaaaagaagcacagCATCAGTGAACACTGGCCCGGTCCACGCGTTATGCTTTGTGCACAAGCGGCCCAACTTCTCTGGCCCATGCATTCACACCTGCATGCAAGACCCGTGGCCCAAGAGTTTTAAAAACCAACACCCAATTCTATCAGCCAATGTGAAACTAAAGCAAGGGTCTCTTTTATGTTTGAAATGCAAAACACCAAATAGATCAGTGATTCCCAATTTCAATGTTTTATCCGGCATCTGAGGCTTACCAAGTCACCGCCCTTCACTCGGTTACCTGCAAATGGTGAGGAAGTAGGTGCCATACTAGAGGTGGAAAAATACAACCAATTCACTACTAAACTATAATAATCCAGAACCTCATCTAAAAAGACTAGTCGGAAGGtacccagtgaataaccgaCGTCGGACTAAACATACACCCACACGGATCTTCACATACTCCCCATTTTTAAGCTTTAAAATTCTCGTCAGGCTAaaagttcaaattcattcaaatctaatcataagcatcACGATCAGCTCGTGGTCAGCCCTAAGAAAGCTGTGCTACAATATCCCCTagttcacataggttatgggccagcTTCGCTTCGATACCATTTACAataactcaggacctcaccaaAAAGGCATGACTCATTGTTGAAGTATGATAGCTGGTGGATTAAATTGTTGGTTGGCatgatattaattttattaGATTAGAGCCTTATAGAGATTTAAATGCAAGATTTTGTGTTTGATTTAATGGTTACTTGAGTAGTTTTATAAAAATATGACAGGTTGAGAGGTAAGCTCACTACTTCATTTCAGGATGATGAGATATCCCACTTACATGACCAATCAAAGAGATGAGATATAGTTGCAACTTTTTGTTGGAGATAAACAAATGTTGAAAAGCTACTTGCTGCTGCAGtctttgaaaaataaatattaaaagtgTTTGACTAGAATTGAAATTAAAATCGAAATCGGAATGAGAATTGAAATGGACATATCCTCCAATGTATTTAGTTCACGACCgaaattagaatcagaattatAATAGAATTTGAATATGAGTAGAgattggattttgatgaattgaGATATTTTTATTCTCCTCATAAGAATAGAAATAAGACTATCCCAAACCAAACCACTGGAATAGGAGTAACTTATTCTATTCCTATTCCAGAGTCCTGGCTCCCCCCTTACCAAGCGCTAGGTTTATAATTCGAAATTCAGTAGTTCCACCTCCATGTTAATGCCTAAGGTGGAGTTGTAGCTTTTCAAATATTCCTTTAAATCAATCGcagatctattttttttacaCACGTGCCATGCACGCGAGCCAGTTTGGCTGAAATAGACGAGACTGAGTCCATCCCCGAAAGCTTTTGAACCTCCCCAAATCTCCCCGCCATGGCGACCTCCCCATCCTCTTCCTCCTGCGCCACCGCCACCGGCCCGGATTCCGCCACCGCCCCTCCCCCCACATCCTCTCAGCCCCCTCCCAaacccttcctctcctcccccctcccctcctccctccGCCCCCCTCCCAGCCCCCTCTTCTCCCCCTCGCCCCAACCCCTCCTCGGCAAACCCCTCCACCCTCCGCCGCCCCCG is from Phoenix dactylifera cultivar Barhee BC4 chromosome 6, palm_55x_up_171113_PBpolish2nd_filt_p, whole genome shotgun sequence and encodes:
- the LOC103713710 gene encoding peroxidase 15-like, which encodes MSSSFSSSSSSLPVALAICLALLFQGSRAQLSPSFYNTTCSNVSAIVLSVVRQAQTSDVRITASLTRLFFHDCFVQGCDGSVLLDSSSTIVSEKGAAPNANSLRGFNVVDNIKAAVERACPGVVSCADILALAAEASVRSSGGPSWSVLLGRRDSTTANMNAANNLPSPFDSLTGLQSKFSAVGLSNTDLVALSGAHTFGRAQCRTFSSRLYNFSSTGKPDPTLNPSYRATLQQNCPQGGAGSSNLNNLDPTTPNTFDRNYFTNLQGNRGLLQSDQELLSTSGAPTASIVNSFASSQTVFFQNFVRSMINMGNISPLTGSRGQIRSNCRKVNGS